In a single window of the Hydrogenobaculum sp. 3684 genome:
- a CDS encoding DUF4149 domain-containing protein, with protein sequence MSNLVLFMISTWFGVSLFFSFDVAPTLFDTLSTILAGEVVARIFPMYFGIGLFIFLFSFLLLFLSEKPIFKKTFFFFTINIVIFIAFLVFILPEASFLKHTDYHAFLRLHAFSMVLNLIQMINSFFIILSLL encoded by the coding sequence ATGAGTAATCTTGTACTTTTTATGATAAGCACATGGTTTGGCGTTAGTTTGTTTTTTAGCTTTGATGTGGCTCCAACGCTTTTTGATACGCTTTCTACCATATTGGCCGGTGAAGTGGTGGCAAGAATATTTCCAATGTATTTTGGTATTGGGCTTTTTATCTTTTTATTTTCTTTTTTACTGCTTTTTTTAAGTGAAAAACCTATTTTCAAAAAGACATTTTTTTTCTTTACTATAAACATAGTTATTTTTATAGCTTTTCTTGTTTTTATATTGCCGGAGGCTTCTTTTTTAAAACATACAGATTATCATGCATTCCTTCGTTTACACGCTTTTAGTATGGTATTAAATCTTATACAAATGATAAATAGCTTTTTTATAATACTAAGTTTGCTATGA
- the dxr gene encoding 1-deoxy-D-xylulose-5-phosphate reductoisomerase, with product MIRLSILGSTGTIGKNALDVVRAHKDKIQLVGIGAYRASKELLEEVKEFRPKFVFSVETPTKDWLDEVSKYSKYLDEEEGLQAIIENSDRILNAISGTSGIKATYNILKAKKILLASNKESILCMPNLIRENLDLVIPVDSEHNAAFELLKSHKTVKNLYITASGGPFREYSKEQLKTVSKEEALKHPNWKMGPKITIDSATLMNKGFELIEASVLFNIPLERIKILIHPQSIVHAIVELENGSFIANMSLPDMRLPIQNAIFYPEMVNYTFNRLDLTYISCLSFEKPKRDLFRAIDVCEWVASMGNPYVSVLLGADDKAVELFLEGKIGFLDIPVLIENVLSSVNFHIEENLEDILRAVEFGKNKLLELSNHRM from the coding sequence ATGATAAGGCTTAGCATACTAGGTTCTACGGGGACTATTGGGAAAAATGCACTAGATGTTGTAAGAGCGCACAAGGACAAAATCCAGCTTGTAGGCATAGGTGCATACCGAGCATCCAAAGAGCTTTTGGAAGAGGTTAAAGAGTTTAGACCTAAGTTTGTTTTTAGCGTAGAAACCCCTACAAAAGATTGGCTTGATGAGGTTTCAAAATATTCTAAGTACCTTGACGAAGAGGAGGGGCTTCAGGCTATTATAGAAAACTCCGACAGGATTTTAAACGCTATATCTGGGACCTCTGGCATAAAAGCCACTTACAATATACTAAAAGCTAAAAAAATACTTCTTGCTTCCAACAAGGAATCAATTCTTTGTATGCCTAATCTGATAAGAGAAAACCTTGATTTGGTAATACCAGTAGACAGCGAACACAATGCCGCTTTTGAGCTTCTTAAAAGCCACAAAACTGTGAAAAACCTTTATATAACTGCCTCAGGTGGTCCTTTCAGAGAGTATTCCAAAGAACAGCTGAAAACTGTAAGCAAAGAAGAGGCTCTTAAACACCCAAATTGGAAGATGGGTCCAAAGATAACCATAGACTCTGCAACACTTATGAACAAAGGATTTGAACTCATAGAAGCCAGTGTATTGTTTAATATACCACTTGAACGCATAAAGATATTGATACATCCTCAAAGTATAGTGCATGCCATAGTTGAACTTGAAAACGGCTCTTTTATAGCAAATATGTCGCTTCCAGATATGAGGCTTCCTATTCAAAACGCTATTTTTTATCCAGAGATGGTAAATTATACCTTCAATAGGTTAGATTTAACATATATTTCTTGTCTTAGTTTTGAAAAGCCTAAAAGGGATTTGTTTAGGGCTATCGATGTTTGTGAATGGGTAGCCTCTATGGGTAATCCTTATGTATCTGTGCTTTTAGGAGCTGATGATAAAGCTGTAGAACTTTTTTTAGAAGGCAAAATTGGATTTCTTGATATACCAGTTTTGATAGAGAATGTGCTTTCTTCGGTGAACTTTCATATAGAAGAGAATCTTGAGGATATTTTAAGGGCTGTGGAGTTTGGTAAAAACAAATTACTAGAATTATCAAATCATAGGATGTGA
- the purT gene encoding formate-dependent phosphoribosylglycinamide formyltransferase codes for MIGTPLSYNTTKILLLGSGELGKEFAIEAIRLGIEVVAVDSYQHAPAQQLAQRYYVIDMKNKELLKSLAYREAPDFIVPEIEAINTDALIELEQEGFNIVPCARAVKYTMNRIAIRRFAAEELGLPTSKYKFVNTFEELKQAAKELGYPVVVKPVMSSSGKGQSIVYKEQDLEKAFYIAKEKARGDSKELIVEEFIDFDYEITMLTVRTKNQGILFCPPIGHIQVEGDYYESWQPHPMDDKLLQKAQDIARTVVEGLGGYGIFGCELFVRKDEVIFNEISPRPHDTGMVTMISQNMPEFEIHLRAILGLPIHIELLGAGASYCFHAKTDGIIPAYDNLEEALSIPNTKLRIFGKPITRPKRRMGVALALAENIEKARQNAKKVANSVRILEESI; via the coding sequence ATGATAGGCACTCCATTGTCTTACAACACTACAAAAATACTGCTTCTTGGTTCAGGTGAACTTGGTAAAGAGTTTGCTATAGAAGCTATAAGGCTTGGTATAGAGGTCGTGGCGGTGGATTCATATCAGCACGCTCCAGCCCAACAATTAGCCCAAAGATATTACGTTATAGACATGAAGAACAAAGAGCTTTTAAAGAGCTTAGCTTACAGGGAGGCTCCAGATTTTATAGTCCCTGAGATAGAAGCTATAAATACAGATGCCCTTATAGAGTTAGAACAAGAAGGTTTTAATATAGTCCCCTGTGCTAGGGCTGTAAAATATACGATGAACCGTATAGCCATAAGGCGTTTTGCCGCTGAAGAACTTGGACTTCCCACATCTAAGTATAAATTTGTAAATACGTTTGAAGAGTTAAAACAAGCTGCCAAAGAACTTGGTTATCCGGTGGTGGTAAAACCGGTGATGAGCTCTTCAGGTAAGGGTCAGTCTATAGTTTATAAAGAACAAGATTTAGAAAAAGCTTTTTATATAGCAAAAGAAAAGGCAAGAGGGGATTCAAAAGAACTTATCGTAGAGGAGTTTATAGATTTTGATTATGAAATTACTATGCTCACAGTAAGGACAAAAAATCAAGGGATCTTGTTTTGTCCTCCCATAGGTCATATACAAGTAGAAGGTGATTATTATGAAAGTTGGCAACCTCATCCAATGGATGATAAGCTTTTACAAAAAGCCCAAGACATAGCAAGAACCGTTGTAGAAGGGCTTGGTGGGTACGGTATATTTGGATGTGAGCTTTTTGTAAGAAAAGACGAGGTTATATTTAACGAAATATCTCCAAGGCCTCACGATACTGGTATGGTGACGATGATCTCTCAAAATATGCCTGAGTTTGAGATACATCTAAGAGCGATACTTGGACTCCCTATACATATTGAGCTTTTAGGAGCCGGAGCCTCTTATTGTTTTCATGCAAAAACAGACGGTATAATACCAGCTTACGATAATCTTGAAGAGGCTTTATCTATACCAAACACAAAGCTAAGGATCTTTGGAAAGCCCATCACAAGACCAAAAAGACGGATGGGAGTAGCTTTGGCGTTGGCAGAGAACATAGAAAAAGCCCGTCAAAACGCTAAAAAAGTTGCCAATTCAGTAAGGATTTTGGAAGAGAGCATTTAG